The DNA segment AGGAATTTCTTAGGCAGTCTTTCTTGTTTATTTTTCTGTACTTGTGCTGTCCGCTTTTTTATAATCATATTTCGAGCGGTCAACTGGAGTAAAGTTTTCAGGGGTATAGAATCGTAATAAATCACCGTTTACCACTTTATCAGAAAGTGCTAATTTTTGCATAACTGATTTCTGATATTTTTTTGCTTCTTCTATTCTTTCCTGCTCAAGTTTCATCCCTGTAGTTGAGTCATAGAATTTACCATCAACCGAAGTAATGGTTGGACTCACAAAGTCACCATTTCGGAACGGTACAAGGTCATCATGCTGATCTGATAACAAATCAGTTCCAAATTGAACATAATCTTTTGTGTCTGTTCCTAGTAAGTGAAGAAGAGTCGGAAGAATGTCTATTTGTCCACCATATTCATGGTTCACTCCACCTTCCATCCCTGGTACACGAATGAATAAAGGTACTCGTTGTAAACCAGAGCTTTCAAAAGGAGTAATTTCTTTTCCAATAATTTGTTTCATCGCTTTATTATGATTTTCTGAGATTCCATAATGATCACCGTACATAATAATAATGGAACGATCATAGAGTCCAGATTGCTTCAAGTAATCAAAGAATTGCTTTAAAGCTTCATCAGCATACCTTGCTGTCTGGAAGTATTGGTCAACGGATTTATCACCTGTTGTTGCCGGTGCAATCGTAGCATCCTTCGCAGGAATTGGATACGGATAATGATTGCTGACAGTAATAAACTTTGTATAAAATGGCTCTGGCAATGTTTCTAATAATGGAATGGACTGTTTATAGAAAGGTTTGTCCATTAAACCATATTCAGCCAGGTCTTCAGAATTCAACTGATAATAGTTGCCATCAAAGAACTTGTTATAACCTAATGACTTATAAATTTCATTCCTGTTCCAAAAGCTTCCTGAATTCCCGTGGAACACAGCGGACGTATACCCTTGTTGGCCTAAAATGGCTGGTGCCGCTTGGTAAGTGTTAAGCCCTTTTGTTGTAAAAGCGGATCCCTGTGGTAATCCATATAATGAATTCTCTAGCATAAATTCAGCATCTGATGTTTTACCTTGACCCGTTTGATGGTAAAAGTTATCAAAATATAGAGTATTCTTTTCATTAACTAATGAATTTAAGAATGGTGTAACTTCTTCCCCATTTAACTTGTAGTTAATAAGGAAGTTTTGCATGGATTCAAGATGCAAGTAAATTACGT comes from the Neobacillus sp. PS2-9 genome and includes:
- a CDS encoding LTA synthase family protein codes for the protein MNTLLHRGQSIFNKYIGFFFLTVFFLWVKTYIIQLTQFDLGIENPLQRFLLFFNPLGSSLLFLGLSFFLKGRKKYIGLIVIEFLMSFLLYANVLFYRFFNDFITLPTLTQTQNFGDVSGSVTSLLRPYDVLFFIDIVILIGLLAFRLVKIEIKDMNRRKVSVLFSLSLAISCANLSLAEVDRPQLLTRGFDRNYIVKYLGMYNYTIYDAVKSTKASAQRVMANSDDMTEVINYTKSNYAEPNPNYFGAGKGMNVIYLHLESMQNFLINYKLNGEEVTPFLNSLVNEKNTLYFDNFYHQTGQGKTSDAEFMLENSLYGLPQGSAFTTKGLNTYQAAPAILGQQGYTSAVFHGNSGSFWNRNEIYKSLGYNKFFDGNYYQLNSEDLAEYGLMDKPFYKQSIPLLETLPEPFYTKFITVSNHYPYPIPAKDATIAPATTGDKSVDQYFQTARYADEALKQFFDYLKQSGLYDRSIIIMYGDHYGISENHNKAMKQIIGKEITPFESSGLQRVPLFIRVPGMEGGVNHEYGGQIDILPTLLHLLGTDTKDYVQFGTDLLSDQHDDLVPFRNGDFVSPTITSVDGKFYDSTTGMKLEQERIEEAKKYQKSVMQKLALSDKVVNGDLLRFYTPENFTPVDRSKYDYKKADSTSTEK